The Pseudomonas sp. FP2309 genome has a window encoding:
- a CDS encoding non-ribosomal peptide synthetase: MNAEDSLKLARRFIGLPLEKRQLFLQALQKEGVEFSRFPIPAGVEVEDRQALSYAQQRMWFLWQLDPASGAYNLPGAVRLRGTLNLKALEQAFASLVARHETLRTVFQRQADERLLQVAVAPVLAVEGVDLSNLAPGEQEQAVNAAATRQSELPFDLEHGPLLRVQLLKLAAQEHVLLLTLHHIVSDGWSMNVLIEEFIRFYDAHERNEAPQLPALPIQYSDYALWQRRWLEAGEQARQLEYWQARLGTQHPVLELPTDYPRPAMPSYRGTRHTFAVDAGLLEQLRACAQQHQVTLFMLLLGAFNVLLHRYTGQGDIRVGVPIANRNRGEVEGLIGFFVNTQVLRTELTGQTRVDELLRDVKEAALGAQAHQDLPFERLVEALNIERSLSHTPLFQVMYNHQPHVADISTISTASGLELSTVQWQGRTTQFDLTLDTYEQSGTLHAALTYADDLFAPSTIERMAGHWLRLLQGMVDDARQTVGALPLLDPLEYRRIIVDWNPSQDTFDRHLCIHQRIAAQVAQHPHALAVTCGTRTLSYQQVDQQANQLAHLLVASGVGPEVRVGVAMTRSEHLLVALLAVLKAGGAYVPLDPDYPAERVAYMLEDSRALVLLTEHAVAASLPAATGTQVVLLDDWSALLAPWPLTAPDRDVTPDNLAYVIYTSGSTGKPKGVAIAHRNVLALIDWSQRVYRQDDMQGVLASTSVCFDLSVWELFVTLALGGSLIIARNALELPDLAARDQVRLINTVPSAIAALQRTAQIPAGVRIINLAGEPLKQTLVEALYQQPGIEHVFDLYGPSEDTTYSTFTRRTAGGRASIGRPITHTAAYVLDAELQAVPQGICAELYLAGAGITRGYLERAALTAQRYVPNPFAVDGERLYRTGDLVRYQDGGVLEYQGRIDHQVKVRGFRIELGEIEAHLLQHEGVRELAVLAQDSASGQQLVAWIVPSDAGVLEDAAAQQSLRERLKGALKQVLPAYMVPNHLLFLSHLPLTPNGKLDRKALPAIDASQPLREHAEPRNPVEKALAAIWQALLGLERVGLDDNFFELGGDSIVSMQVVSRARQAAIGLSPKHVFQHQTIRSLAQVAEQRHEPQVDQGLASGAVVLSPVQQWFFALDIPQRQHWNQSLLLVPRQPVVPALLEDALQRLARHHDGLRLRYEPGNDGWQQHYAEHTDAPLLWQRQIDSADALTEACTQAQCSLDLQQGPLLRALLVDMPDHSQRLLLAVHHLVVDGVSWRVLLEDLQQLYTGAELAHKTSTYQDWSARLQACVPRFVPQLDYWQTSLGGAPVHDLPCDNPHGALHQGLERKVTCTLDADTTRQLLAQAPAAYRTQVNDLLLTALARVITRWSGQGSTLIQLEGHGREDLFDGLDLTRTVGWFTSLFPVTLTPADDVSTSIKAVKEQLRAVPDKGVGYGVLRYLAEPAVAATLAVLAQPRITFNYLGQFDRQFDEQALFLPSSEGHGLAQDPLAPLANWLTVEGQVYGGQLSMSWGFSGEMFQVSTIQQLADDYAVELKGLIEHCCATPAGQVTPSDFPLANLTQQQLDQLPVPGPAIDDIYPLSPMQQGMLFHTLYAQGDDTYVNQLAVDVEGLDVQRFRQAWQATLEAHDILRSGFIWQNGSEQPLQWVRRSVELPLTVLDWRDRSPAARDVEAFAAEDRRQGFDLAQAPLLRLTLIRLDEQRYHLIYTHHHILMDGWSNAQLLAHMLARYAGEPSAKAPGRYRDYIQWLQRQDAAASQAFWLERLGHLDGPTLLASALPRQDAPGQGYAETDLLLEASATRRLATFAGEQKVTVNTLVQAAWLLLLQRYTGQQCVTLGTTVSGRPAQLPGIEEQVGLFINTLPLIAEPQAHQSVSEWIVQVQALNLALREHEHTPLYDIQRWAGSAGEALFDSILVFENFPVAQSLQQGGSDGLRFSAAQNHEHTNYPLALTVHSGERLSLSLGYQRERFGEQTVEGLLGHLRHLLEQFVNAPAQALGQLSTLLAAEHQAMVHAWNPPQDAPADACVHQTFEARARACGAAPALILDAQQLSYAELNRDANRLAHTLRELGVGPDALVGVAVGRSLDMIVGLLAILKAGGAYVPLDPQYPSQRLGWMIEDSGLHLLLTQSDLQAQLPIPADVHVLCLDTREQWLVDSPSHDLTNLAQPTHLAYVMFTSGSTGRPKGVGINRGSVARHVQVMQALFKLTPEDRVLQFGTFNFDGFVEQLYPALCTGACVVLRGGELWDSETFYRQVMAHGISVVDVTTAYWHMLARDFAAVGPRNYGRLRQVHAGGEAMPPEGLHAWRDAGLGHIALYNTYGPTEATVTATALDCADYVSGALAVPLMMPIGRVLDGRAIYIVDDALNPVPVGVVGELLIGGELLARGYFNRPALTAEKFIPDPFGSGRLYRTGDLARYRADGVIDYVGRADHQVKIRGFRIELGEIEARVQAYPGVREALVMTVEGPGGLQIAAWVVPREAGLVHAEAEVQGVWRDGLRAQLKGVLPDYMVPTHLILLAGLPLSPNGKLDRKALPLPDLNQGRTSYQAPVTPLQRQLAAIWEQVLQVPQVGLSDHFFELGGHSLLATRVVSCAHAAGLDAVRLRDVFECAQLGALAERLEQRRVQAEPKRTLPALTAQPREGVLPLSLAQQRLWLVERISSDSAAYNLPAALSVRGELDLYRLQRSFVQLMDRHEILRTSYHEDEDGNPLVRVAQQVDLPIRLLDISDLDAQARQQARQQWLLDCAAERIDLEQVPLLRVHLLRLGAGEHLIFFAMHHIISDGWSMAVLVQELLALYDGSKPLAALPVQYLDYGFWQQRLLNEGWLAADTAYWRETLRGAPACLPLPHDFARPAQPSHDGDGLALRLPAPLYQSIKTLAQELSCTPYLLMLAAFQLMLHRTCETADLVIGTDIAGRQQQALEGLIGFFVNVLPMRSRLLQEQPFSDYVHTVSRDALHAFEHQELPLDLIIDACAVERIKGVNPLVQVLFVMNNTPNATLQVDGLELEPVELKERHSKFEMGLFVEELGNSLVCHWSYAVALFRRESIERMMRSWIGILEQAVQDRHTLSGEFVMSAAQQVPATEKVASKKFDKLNKFLKKGPAAAPAGAAQVRFSPLRPDQVFPLLAQPADSGLDVIEWVRNNRALVEEKLASHASILFRGFALNGIEEFEQFAEALQPGLYGNYGDLPKKDGGKNTYRSTPYPEKKMILFHNESSHQDRWPRKQMFYCELPSPVGGATPIVDCREMCRRLPADLLAKFESKGLLYVRTFTDKLDVSWRHFFKTDSREEVEARCRAAGIQWQWLDNDELQTRTHCPAVVRHPLTGARSFFNQVQLHHIYCLDADVRDDLIGLFGIDNMPRHVYYGDGTPIEDEVMELVGQLYEACAVRFDWQQGDVVLMDNMLAAHARDPFEGPRKIVVAMGDMFDRADLNACSTTPNRQTLEEEVGQ, encoded by the coding sequence ATGAATGCTGAAGACTCCTTGAAACTTGCTCGCCGGTTTATCGGGTTGCCCCTGGAAAAACGCCAGCTGTTCCTGCAAGCGCTGCAGAAAGAAGGGGTGGAATTTTCGCGGTTTCCGATTCCGGCAGGTGTCGAGGTGGAGGATCGCCAGGCGCTGTCCTATGCACAGCAGCGCATGTGGTTTCTCTGGCAATTGGACCCGGCCAGCGGTGCCTACAACTTGCCGGGCGCGGTGCGGCTCAGGGGCACGCTGAACCTGAAGGCGCTGGAGCAGGCGTTCGCCAGTCTGGTGGCGCGGCATGAAACCTTGCGCACGGTGTTCCAGCGCCAGGCGGATGAGCGCCTGTTGCAGGTGGCGGTGGCGCCGGTGCTGGCGGTGGAAGGGGTGGATCTGAGCAACTTGGCGCCCGGCGAGCAGGAGCAGGCGGTCAACGCGGCCGCGACCCGTCAATCGGAGCTGCCGTTCGACCTGGAGCATGGCCCGCTGCTGCGTGTGCAATTGCTCAAGCTGGCGGCGCAGGAGCACGTGCTGCTGCTGACCCTGCACCATATCGTCTCCGATGGCTGGTCGATGAACGTGTTGATCGAGGAGTTCATCCGCTTCTACGACGCCCATGAGCGCAACGAAGCGCCGCAACTGCCGGCGCTGCCGATCCAATACAGCGACTACGCCCTCTGGCAGCGGCGCTGGCTGGAAGCGGGGGAACAGGCGCGGCAGTTGGAATATTGGCAGGCACGCCTGGGCACCCAGCATCCGGTGCTGGAGCTGCCCACCGACTACCCGCGTCCCGCCATGCCCAGCTACCGCGGCACCCGTCACACCTTCGCGGTGGACGCCGGGCTGCTCGAGCAATTGCGCGCCTGTGCCCAGCAGCATCAGGTCACGTTGTTCATGCTGTTGCTGGGGGCGTTCAATGTCCTGCTGCACCGCTACACCGGGCAGGGCGACATCCGTGTCGGGGTGCCCATCGCCAACCGCAACCGCGGTGAAGTCGAGGGGTTGATCGGTTTTTTCGTCAACACCCAGGTGCTACGCACTGAACTGACCGGGCAGACCCGCGTTGACGAATTGCTGCGCGACGTCAAGGAAGCGGCGCTGGGCGCCCAGGCCCATCAGGACCTGCCCTTCGAGCGGCTTGTCGAAGCGCTGAACATCGAGCGCAGCCTGAGCCACACGCCGCTGTTCCAGGTGATGTATAACCACCAGCCCCATGTGGCCGATATTTCCACGATCAGCACCGCGTCGGGCCTGGAATTAAGCACGGTGCAGTGGCAAGGCCGCACCACACAGTTCGACCTGACCCTGGATACCTACGAACAGTCCGGCACCCTGCATGCCGCGCTGACCTATGCCGATGACTTGTTCGCGCCGTCCACGATCGAACGCATGGCTGGCCACTGGTTGCGCCTGTTGCAGGGCATGGTCGACGACGCCCGGCAAACGGTTGGTGCCTTGCCACTGCTGGACCCGCTCGAGTACCGACGCATCATCGTTGACTGGAACCCCAGCCAGGACACGTTTGACCGGCACCTGTGCATCCACCAGCGCATTGCCGCCCAGGTGGCGCAGCACCCGCACGCGCTGGCGGTCACCTGCGGCACCCGCACCCTGAGTTACCAGCAGGTGGACCAGCAGGCCAACCAACTGGCCCATCTGTTGGTCGCCAGTGGCGTTGGCCCGGAAGTGCGTGTCGGCGTGGCGATGACCCGCTCCGAGCACCTGTTGGTCGCACTGCTCGCGGTACTCAAGGCCGGCGGCGCCTACGTGCCCCTTGACCCGGATTACCCGGCCGAACGCGTGGCCTACATGCTCGAAGACAGCCGCGCCTTGGTGCTGCTCACCGAACACGCGGTGGCCGCCAGCCTTCCTGCCGCGACCGGCACTCAGGTGGTGCTGCTTGACGACTGGTCCGCGCTGCTGGCGCCGTGGCCGCTGACGGCACCCGACCGAGACGTGACACCGGACAACCTGGCCTATGTGATCTACACCTCGGGCTCCACCGGCAAGCCAAAAGGCGTGGCGATTGCCCACCGTAACGTGCTGGCCCTGATCGACTGGTCGCAGCGCGTTTACCGTCAGGACGACATGCAAGGGGTGTTGGCGTCGACCTCGGTGTGCTTCGACCTGTCGGTGTGGGAGCTGTTCGTCACCCTGGCCCTCGGCGGCTCGCTGATCATCGCGCGCAATGCCCTGGAGCTGCCGGACTTGGCGGCGCGTGACCAGGTGCGCCTGATCAACACGGTGCCGTCGGCTATCGCGGCCCTGCAACGCACTGCGCAGATCCCGGCCGGTGTGCGCATCATCAACCTGGCGGGCGAACCCCTCAAGCAAACGCTGGTGGAGGCGCTGTATCAACAGCCGGGCATCGAGCACGTCTTCGACCTTTACGGCCCTTCTGAGGACACCACTTACTCAACCTTCACGCGCCGCACGGCGGGCGGCCGCGCCAGCATTGGCCGGCCGATCACCCATACCGCCGCGTACGTGCTGGACGCCGAACTCCAGGCCGTTCCCCAAGGCATCTGCGCCGAGCTGTACCTGGCGGGCGCCGGGATCACCCGTGGCTATTTGGAGCGCGCCGCGCTCACGGCGCAGCGCTATGTACCCAACCCGTTCGCCGTGGACGGCGAGCGCCTGTACCGCACCGGCGACCTGGTGCGCTATCAGGACGGCGGCGTGTTGGAATACCAGGGGCGTATCGACCACCAGGTCAAAGTGCGCGGTTTTCGCATTGAACTGGGGGAAATCGAAGCACACCTGCTGCAACACGAGGGCGTGCGCGAGCTGGCGGTACTGGCCCAGGACAGCGCCAGTGGCCAGCAACTGGTGGCCTGGATCGTACCCTCCGACGCCGGCGTGCTGGAGGATGCCGCCGCCCAGCAAAGCCTGCGAGAAAGACTAAAGGGCGCGCTCAAACAGGTGTTGCCGGCGTACATGGTGCCCAATCATTTGTTGTTCCTCTCGCACCTGCCCTTGACCCCCAACGGCAAGCTCGACCGCAAGGCGCTGCCGGCCATCGACGCCAGCCAGCCGCTGCGTGAACATGCCGAGCCGCGTAACCCGGTGGAAAAGGCCCTGGCGGCGATCTGGCAAGCGCTGTTGGGGCTGGAGCGTGTCGGCCTCGACGATAACTTCTTCGAGCTGGGCGGCGACTCTATCGTGTCCATGCAGGTGGTCAGCCGTGCGCGCCAGGCCGCCATCGGCCTGAGCCCCAAGCATGTGTTCCAGCACCAAACGATCCGCAGCCTGGCGCAAGTCGCCGAGCAACGCCACGAGCCGCAGGTCGACCAAGGCCTGGCCAGCGGGGCGGTGGTTCTCAGCCCGGTGCAGCAATGGTTTTTTGCCCTGGATATTCCCCAGCGCCAACACTGGAACCAGTCGTTGCTGCTGGTGCCTCGGCAGCCGGTGGTGCCGGCACTGTTGGAGGATGCCCTGCAACGCCTGGCGCGCCACCATGACGGTTTACGCCTGCGTTATGAGCCCGGCAACGATGGCTGGCAGCAACACTACGCCGAGCACACCGACGCGCCGCTGTTGTGGCAGCGCCAGATAGACAGCGCCGACGCGCTGACCGAGGCGTGCACCCAGGCTCAATGCAGCCTGGATCTGCAGCAGGGCCCTTTGCTGCGCGCGCTGCTGGTGGACATGCCCGATCACAGCCAGCGCCTGTTGCTGGCCGTCCATCACCTGGTGGTGGATGGCGTGTCCTGGCGGGTATTGCTTGAAGATCTGCAGCAGCTCTACACCGGTGCTGAACTGGCGCACAAGACCAGCACTTATCAGGACTGGAGCGCGCGCCTGCAAGCGTGCGTGCCACGCTTTGTGCCGCAACTGGACTACTGGCAGACATCGCTTGGCGGCGCGCCGGTTCACGACCTGCCATGCGACAACCCCCATGGCGCGTTGCATCAAGGCCTGGAGCGCAAAGTCACGTGCACCCTGGATGCCGACACCACGCGCCAGCTTCTTGCCCAGGCCCCGGCGGCCTATCGCACGCAGGTCAACGACCTGCTGTTGACCGCGCTGGCCCGCGTAATAACGCGTTGGAGCGGGCAGGGCAGCACCCTGATTCAGTTGGAAGGGCATGGTCGCGAGGACCTGTTTGACGGCCTGGATCTGACGCGCACCGTGGGCTGGTTCACCAGCCTGTTTCCGGTCACCCTGACCCCCGCCGACGACGTATCGACTTCGATCAAGGCGGTCAAGGAACAACTGCGTGCCGTGCCCGACAAAGGCGTGGGTTACGGCGTGTTGCGCTACCTGGCCGAACCTGCAGTCGCCGCGACGTTGGCGGTCCTGGCGCAGCCGCGTATTACCTTCAACTACCTGGGGCAGTTTGACCGCCAGTTCGATGAGCAGGCGTTGTTCTTGCCGTCCAGCGAAGGCCACGGGCTGGCCCAGGACCCTCTGGCACCGCTGGCCAACTGGTTGACCGTGGAAGGCCAGGTCTACGGCGGGCAATTGTCGATGAGTTGGGGCTTCAGTGGCGAGATGTTCCAGGTCTCGACCATTCAGCAACTGGCCGACGATTACGCGGTCGAGCTCAAAGGCCTGATCGAACATTGCTGCGCCACGCCCGCCGGGCAAGTCACGCCGTCCGACTTCCCGTTGGCGAACCTGACCCAGCAGCAGCTTGACCAGTTGCCGGTGCCGGGGCCCGCCATCGATGACATTTACCCGCTGTCGCCGATGCAGCAGGGCATGTTGTTCCACACGCTGTATGCACAGGGCGACGACACCTATGTCAACCAGTTGGCGGTCGATGTCGAAGGCCTGGACGTGCAGCGTTTTCGTCAGGCCTGGCAAGCGACGCTGGAGGCCCATGACATTTTGCGCAGCGGGTTTATCTGGCAGAACGGCAGCGAGCAACCGCTGCAATGGGTACGACGCAGTGTCGAGCTGCCGCTGACCGTACTGGACTGGCGCGACCGTTCGCCCGCCGCGCGGGATGTCGAGGCGTTCGCCGCCGAGGATCGCCGGCAAGGCTTCGACCTGGCACAGGCGCCTTTGCTGCGCTTGACCCTGATCCGCCTGGATGAACAGCGCTATCACCTGATTTATACCCACCATCACATCCTGATGGACGGTTGGAGCAACGCGCAGTTGCTGGCGCACATGCTCGCCCGTTATGCCGGCGAGCCCTCGGCCAAGGCGCCAGGGCGGTACCGCGACTACATCCAATGGCTGCAGCGCCAGGACGCGGCGGCGAGCCAGGCGTTCTGGCTCGAGCGCCTTGGCCACCTGGATGGCCCGACCCTGCTGGCCTCGGCGCTGCCGCGCCAGGACGCGCCGGGCCAGGGCTATGCCGAAACCGATCTGCTGCTGGAGGCCTCAGCCACTCGGCGCCTGGCGACGTTTGCCGGTGAACAGAAGGTCACCGTCAACACCTTGGTACAAGCCGCCTGGCTACTGCTGTTGCAGCGCTACACCGGCCAGCAGTGCGTGACGCTGGGCACCACGGTCTCCGGACGTCCGGCGCAGTTGCCCGGCATCGAAGAGCAGGTCGGCCTGTTCATCAACACCTTGCCACTGATCGCCGAACCCCAGGCGCACCAGTCGGTCAGTGAGTGGATTGTCCAGGTCCAGGCGTTGAACCTAGCCCTGCGTGAGCACGAGCACACGCCGCTGTACGACATCCAGCGTTGGGCCGGCTCCGCAGGCGAGGCGTTGTTTGACAGCATCCTGGTGTTCGAAAATTTCCCGGTGGCCCAGAGCCTGCAGCAAGGCGGCAGCGACGGGTTGCGGTTCAGCGCCGCGCAGAATCATGAGCACACCAACTACCCGCTGGCCCTCACCGTCCACAGCGGCGAACGCCTGTCATTGAGCCTGGGCTATCAGCGCGAGCGCTTTGGCGAGCAGACCGTCGAGGGGTTGCTCGGGCACCTGCGGCATCTGCTGGAGCAGTTCGTCAACGCCCCGGCGCAGGCACTCGGACAGCTGTCGACGTTGTTGGCGGCTGAACATCAGGCCATGGTGCACGCCTGGAACCCACCGCAAGACGCCCCGGCCGATGCCTGTGTGCACCAGACATTCGAGGCCAGGGCGCGGGCATGCGGTGCAGCCCCTGCGCTGATCCTGGATGCGCAGCAGTTGTCCTATGCCGAGCTCAACCGGGACGCCAACCGGTTAGCGCACACGTTGCGCGAACTCGGGGTTGGCCCGGATGCGCTGGTGGGTGTGGCGGTGGGGCGCTCCCTGGACATGATTGTCGGCCTGCTGGCCATCCTGAAGGCCGGCGGCGCCTACGTGCCGCTTGACCCGCAATACCCGAGCCAGCGCCTGGGCTGGATGATCGAGGACAGCGGCCTGCACCTGTTGCTGACCCAATCCGACCTGCAGGCGCAGTTGCCGATTCCGGCAGATGTCCACGTGCTGTGCCTGGACACCCGCGAACAATGGCTGGTCGATTCCCCGTCCCATGACCTGACAAACCTGGCCCAGCCGACGCACCTCGCGTATGTGATGTTCACCTCCGGCTCCACCGGCCGCCCCAAAGGCGTGGGGATCAACCGGGGTTCCGTGGCGCGGCACGTGCAGGTGATGCAGGCGCTGTTCAAGTTGACGCCTGAAGACCGTGTATTGCAGTTCGGTACGTTCAACTTCGACGGTTTTGTCGAGCAACTCTACCCGGCACTGTGCACCGGCGCCTGTGTGGTGCTGCGCGGCGGCGAGCTGTGGGACAGCGAGACGTTCTACCGGCAGGTCATGGCCCACGGCATCAGCGTGGTCGACGTGACCACCGCGTATTGGCACATGCTGGCCCGTGACTTCGCCGCCGTCGGGCCGCGCAACTATGGGCGCCTGCGCCAGGTTCACGCGGGGGGCGAGGCGATGCCACCGGAAGGGTTGCATGCCTGGCGTGACGCCGGGCTTGGGCACATTGCGCTGTACAACACCTATGGCCCCACCGAGGCGACAGTGACCGCCACGGCGCTGGACTGTGCCGACTACGTATCCGGCGCGCTGGCCGTGCCGCTGATGATGCCGATCGGCAGGGTGCTCGATGGCCGTGCGATCTACATTGTGGACGATGCGCTCAACCCGGTGCCGGTGGGCGTCGTGGGCGAGCTGTTGATTGGCGGTGAGCTGCTGGCGCGCGGTTACTTCAACCGGCCGGCCCTGACCGCGGAAAAATTCATTCCCGACCCCTTCGGCAGCGGGCGTTTGTACCGCACTGGCGACCTGGCGCGCTATCGCGCTGACGGGGTGATCGACTATGTCGGACGTGCCGACCATCAAGTGAAAATTCGCGGGTTCCGTATCGAACTCGGCGAAATCGAAGCCCGTGTGCAAGCGTACCCAGGGGTTCGCGAAGCGTTGGTCATGACCGTGGAGGGGCCGGGCGGCTTGCAGATTGCCGCGTGGGTGGTGCCGCGCGAGGCCGGGTTGGTGCACGCCGAAGCAGAGGTGCAGGGCGTGTGGCGCGATGGCCTGCGAGCGCAGCTCAAGGGGGTGTTGCCCGACTACATGGTGCCGACTCACCTGATCCTGCTGGCGGGCCTGCCCCTGAGCCCCAACGGCAAGCTGGACCGCAAGGCGCTGCCACTGCCGGACCTGAACCAAGGACGTACGTCGTACCAGGCGCCGGTCACGCCGTTGCAACGGCAACTGGCGGCGATCTGGGAGCAGGTCTTGCAGGTGCCGCAAGTGGGCCTCAGCGATCATTTCTTCGAGCTGGGCGGGCATTCGCTGCTGGCCACTCGTGTGGTGTCCTGTGCCCACGCCGCAGGGCTCGATGCAGTGCGCCTGCGCGATGTGTTTGAGTGCGCACAACTGGGCGCCCTGGCTGAACGCCTGGAACAGCGCCGCGTGCAGGCCGAACCCAAACGGACCCTGCCGGCCTTGACGGCGCAGCCACGAGAGGGCGTGCTGCCGCTGTCGTTGGCACAGCAGCGGCTTTGGCTGGTGGAGCGTATTTCCAGCGACAGCGCCGCCTACAACTTGCCGGCTGCACTGAGTGTGCGCGGCGAACTGGACCTCTATCGCTTGCAGCGCAGCTTTGTGCAACTGATGGACCGCCACGAAATACTGCGCACCAGTTACCACGAAGACGAAGACGGCAACCCTTTGGTGCGGGTCGCGCAGCAAGTGGACTTGCCGATCCGCCTGCTGGATATCAGTGACCTGGACGCTCAAGCACGGCAGCAGGCGAGGCAGCAATGGTTGCTCGACTGCGCCGCCGAGCGCATCGACCTGGAGCAGGTGCCGCTGTTGCGTGTGCACTTGCTGCGCCTGGGGGCGGGCGAGCATCTGATCTTCTTCGCCATGCACCACATCATCTCCGACGGTTGGTCGATGGCCGTGCTCGTGCAGGAATTGCTCGCGTTGTACGACGGCTCGAAACCCTTGGCGGCGTTGCCGGTGCAGTACCTCGACTATGGGTTCTGGCAGCAACGCTTGCTCAACGAGGGTTGGCTGGCCGCCGACACTGCCTATTGGCGCGAGACGCTGCGAGGCGCGCCGGCCTGCCTGCCATTGCCCCATGACTTTGCGCGTCCGGCCCAGCCGAGCCATGACGGCGATGGCCTGGCGTTACGCCTGCCGGCGCCGTTGTATCAATCGATCAAGACCCTGGCCCAGGAACTGAGCTGCACGCCGTACTTGCTGATGCTCGCGGCGTTCCAACTGATGCTGCACCGGACATGCGAGACCGCGGATCTGGTGATCGGTACCGACATCGCCGGTCGTCAGCAACAGGCGCTGGAAGGTCTGATCGGGTTCTTCGTCAACGTCTTGCCGATGCGCTCGCGGCTGCTGCAGGAGCAACCGTTCAGCGACTACGTGCACACGGTGAGTCGCGACGCGTTGCACGCCTTCGAGCACCAGGAACTGCCGCTGGACCTGATCATCGATGCCTGCGCGGTGGAACGTATCAAGGGTGTCAATCCGCTGGTTCAAGTGCTGTTCGTGATGAACAACACCCCCAACGCGACCTTGCAGGTCGATGGCTTGGAATTGGAGCCCGTGGAATTAAAAGAGCGCCACTCGAAATTCGAGATGGGCCTGTTCGTTGAAGAACTAGGAAATAGCCTTGTTTGTCATTGGTCTTACGCCGTCGCGCTGTTCCGTCGCGAAAGCATCGAAAGAATGATGCGCAGCTGGATCGGGATTCTCGAGCAAGCGGTGCAGGACCGACACACACTCTCAGGAGAATTCGTCATGTCTGCTGCACAACAAGTGCCTGCCACGGAAAAGGTCGCAAGCAAAAAGTTCGACAAGCTCAACAAGTTCCTCAAGAAGGGCCCTGCGGCAGCCCCGGCCGGCGCGGCGCAGGTGCGGTTCTCGCCGTTGCGCCCGGATCAGGTGTTCCCATTGCTGGCGCAACCGGCGGACAGCGGCCTGGATGTCATCGAATGGGTGCGCAACAACCGCGCACTGGTGGAAGAAAAACTCGCCAGTCACGCCAGCATTTTGTTCCGCGGTTTCGCCCTGAACGGTATCGAGGAATTCGAGCAGTTCGCCGAAGCGTTGCAGCCGGGGCTCTACGGTAACTACGGCGATCTGCCGAAAAAGGACGGCGGCAAGAATACCTACCGGTCCACGCCGTACCCGGAAAAGAAAATGATCCTGTTCCACAACGAGAGCTCGCACCAGGACCGTTGGCCGCGCAAGCAGATGTTCTATTGCGAGTTGCCGTCGCCGGTGGGCGGCGCGACGCCTATCGTCGATTGCCGCGAGATGTGCCGCCGGCTTCCGGCGGACCTGCTGGCGAAGTTCGAGAGCAAGGGCCTGCTCTACGTGCGCACCTTCACCGACAAGCTCGACGTGTCGTGGCGGCACTTTTTCAAGACCGACAGCCGTGAAGAGGTCGAAGCGCGATGCCGCGCCGCCGGCATCCAGTGGCAGTGGCTGGACAATGATGAATTGCAGACCCGCACCCACTGCCCGGCGGTGGTCCGCCATCCCTTGACCGGTGCGCGTTCGTTCTTCAACCAGGTGCAGTTGCACCACATCTACTGCCTGGACGCCGACGTGCGCGACGACCTGATCGGCCTGTTCGGCATCGATAACATGCCCCGGCACGTCTACTACGGGGACGGTACGCCCATTGAGGATGAAGTGATGGAACTGGTGGGCCAACTGTACGAGGCGTGCGCGGTGCGTTTTGACTGGCAGCAGGGCGATGTGGTGTTGATGGACAACATGCTCGCCGCCCATGCGCGCGATCCGTTCGAGGGGCCGCGCAAGATTGTGGTGGCGATGGGCGATATGTTTGATCGGGCCGATCTGAATGCCTGCTCCACAACGCCAAACCGCCAGACGCTGGAAGAGGAGGTGGGCCAATGA